In Gemmatimonadota bacterium, a single genomic region encodes these proteins:
- the gyrA gene encoding DNA gyrase subunit A translates to MTAPHQRERIVPRLIDEEIKESFINYSMSVIVSRALPDVRDGLKPVHRRVLYAMNELGLTPGRPFKKSATVVGDVLGKYHPHGDSSVYDALVRMVQEFSLRYPLVDGQGNFGSIEGDSAAAYRYTEARLTQMAVDMLADIDKNTVDFAPNFDDRLQEPKVLPASFPNLLVNGSSGIAVGMATNIPPHNLREIVAATIALIDNPELDATELRKFVKGPDFPTGGFIYGRAGIKDYQETGRGKIVMRARAMIEEKESNGRSQIVITEVPYQVNPIRIVESIVELVKEKKLEGISDLRNESDKDGMRIVVELKRDAIPRVVLNQLYKHTQMQASFGVIMLALVPDPHTRQLVPKVMPLKDVLAHYIAHRHEVIVRRTQYDLDKALEREHILEGLKIAVDNIDEVIKIIRSAEDTPSASATLQARFKLSERQAEAILNMRLAKLTGLEIEKLEEELAEVQATIAELRGILESKERRLALMKSELSTVAEKYGDERRTEITSDDGEFTIEDLIAEEDMVVTVSHSGYIKRTSISTYRKQRRGGTGSSGADLREGDFIERLYVGSTHDYILVFTDDGRCYWLKVYEIPQAGRATKGKPIVNLINTTPDTKIQSMVFVRDFPKDQYLLFCTKNGTVKKSALSEYANPRSTGIKAIKIEEGDELIDVQITHGTNDIVLATKHGLSVRFHESDVREMGRDTTGVKGVELRPDDRVVGMVVIKREATLMVVTSKGLGKCSHIDEYRVQKRGGKGILTLNRTEKTGDVVALMEVLAEDEIMIITRTGMVIRSPVSQVRVAGRNTQGVKLVNLDGTDIVVAVARVVPDDKDEADDGADAAAPADGGELKLESEE, encoded by the coding sequence ATGACTGCGCCTCACCAACGCGAGCGGATCGTCCCCCGGCTCATCGACGAAGAGATCAAGGAATCGTTCATCAATTACTCGATGAGCGTCATCGTCTCGCGCGCCCTTCCCGACGTGCGAGACGGTCTCAAGCCGGTGCACCGTCGCGTGCTGTACGCGATGAACGAGTTGGGCCTCACCCCTGGGCGCCCGTTCAAGAAGTCGGCGACCGTCGTCGGCGACGTGTTAGGCAAGTACCACCCGCACGGCGACTCGTCGGTGTACGACGCGCTTGTGCGCATGGTGCAGGAGTTCTCGCTCCGCTATCCGCTGGTGGACGGGCAGGGGAACTTCGGCTCCATCGAAGGCGACTCGGCCGCCGCGTACCGATACACCGAGGCGCGCCTCACGCAGATGGCCGTCGACATGCTGGCCGACATCGACAAGAACACCGTCGACTTCGCGCCAAACTTCGATGACCGGCTGCAGGAGCCCAAGGTCCTCCCGGCGTCGTTCCCCAATCTCCTCGTCAACGGCTCGTCAGGCATCGCCGTCGGCATGGCGACCAACATCCCGCCGCACAACCTGCGCGAGATCGTCGCCGCTACCATCGCCCTCATCGACAATCCCGAGCTCGACGCCACGGAGCTCCGCAAGTTCGTGAAGGGGCCCGACTTCCCGACGGGTGGTTTCATCTACGGCCGCGCCGGAATCAAGGACTACCAGGAGACCGGGCGCGGCAAGATCGTCATGCGCGCCCGCGCGATGATCGAGGAGAAGGAGTCGAACGGCCGCTCGCAGATCGTCATCACCGAGGTGCCCTACCAGGTGAACCCGATCCGCATCGTCGAGAGCATCGTCGAGCTGGTGAAGGAAAAGAAGCTCGAGGGGATCAGCGACCTGCGCAACGAGTCCGACAAGGACGGCATGCGCATCGTCGTCGAGCTCAAGCGGGATGCAATTCCGCGTGTGGTGCTCAACCAGCTCTACAAGCACACGCAGATGCAGGCGTCGTTTGGTGTGATCATGCTGGCGCTCGTCCCTGATCCGCACACGCGCCAGCTGGTCCCCAAGGTCATGCCGCTCAAGGACGTGCTGGCGCACTACATCGCGCACCGGCACGAGGTCATCGTCCGCCGCACGCAGTACGACCTCGACAAGGCACTCGAGCGCGAACACATCCTCGAAGGATTGAAGATCGCCGTCGACAACATCGACGAGGTGATCAAGATCATTCGCAGCGCCGAGGACACGCCGAGTGCGAGCGCGACGCTGCAGGCGCGCTTCAAGCTCTCCGAGCGGCAGGCCGAGGCGATCCTCAACATGCGCCTCGCCAAGCTCACCGGCCTCGAGATCGAGAAGCTGGAAGAGGAGCTGGCCGAAGTGCAGGCCACCATCGCCGAACTGCGCGGGATCCTGGAGTCGAAGGAACGCCGCCTGGCGTTGATGAAGTCGGAACTGTCGACCGTCGCCGAGAAGTACGGCGACGAGCGCCGCACCGAAATCACCAGCGACGACGGCGAGTTCACCATCGAGGACCTGATCGCCGAAGAAGACATGGTCGTGACCGTGTCGCACTCCGGCTACATCAAGCGCACGTCGATCTCCACCTATCGAAAGCAGCGCCGTGGCGGGACGGGCTCGTCAGGCGCCGACCTGCGCGAAGGCGACTTCATCGAACGGCTGTACGTCGGCTCCACGCACGACTACATCCTCGTCTTCACGGATGACGGGCGCTGTTACTGGCTCAAGGTCTACGAGATTCCGCAGGCGGGGCGCGCGACCAAGGGGAAGCCGATCGTCAACCTGATCAACACGACGCCTGACACGAAGATCCAGTCGATGGTCTTCGTGCGCGACTTCCCGAAGGACCAGTACCTGCTCTTCTGCACCAAGAACGGAACCGTGAAGAAGTCGGCGCTGAGCGAGTATGCCAATCCGCGCTCGACCGGGATCAAGGCGATCAAGATCGAGGAGGGCGACGAGCTCATCGACGTTCAGATCACGCACGGGACCAACGATATCGTGCTGGCCACCAAGCACGGGCTCTCGGTGCGCTTCCATGAGAGCGACGTGCGCGAAATGGGGCGCGACACCACCGGCGTGAAGGGGGTCGAGCTGCGTCCCGATGACCGCGTGGTCGGCATGGTGGTGATCAAGCGCGAAGCCACGTTGATGGTCGTCACGAGCAAGGGGCTCGGAAAGTGCTCGCACATCGACGAGTACCGCGTGCAGAAGCGCGGGGGTAAGGGCATCCTGACGCTCAACCGGACCGAGAAGACCGGCGACGTCGTCGCCCTCATGGAAGTGCTGGCCGAGGACGAGATCATGATCATCACCCGCACGGGAATGGTGATCCGCTCCCCCGTCTCGCAGGTGCGGGTGGCCGGGCGCAACACGCAGGGAGTGAAGCTGGTGAACCTCGACGGCACCGACATTGTGGTCGCGGTGGCGCGTGTGGTCCCCGACGACAAGGATGAAGCAGACGACGGCGCTGACGCGGCGGCCCCGGCCGACGGCGGGGAGCTGAAGCTGGAGAGCGAGGAGTAA
- a CDS encoding 6-bladed beta-propeller: protein MTRPLWGRVFQGIATGSWLLATAVCSPLCAQQVTTTTLKAPLAEHPEPLTQPTALLELRDGRVLVADSKDRLLFIYDFAKETATQVSRQGSGPLEYQLPSGIFDAGDSIIVLDFLQQRMLILDDKGGPLRTHRLVPAGDATAAIIKLGAIFGLDARGRFYSESRGLTMVQGKLPTVSDTVALVRWASLGGRGDTLAVRVEHTPPPKMSGNPTDGLNIKLSMTAFELRDSWALFPSGVVAVARASDYHTEWIDAAGRKKVGPRVAYTPLTVTEADKALARKATREAAEQGLKLGASMAAGSGQKMPRIKMDVEEPAAWPTVKPPFAGVRAAPDGRLWVTRMIAGASDIAEYDVLAPGGKLERKVRLPKDVTLLGFGKGVLYGVRKDEDDLRYLQRYRAP, encoded by the coding sequence ATGACCCGGCCCCTTTGGGGCCGGGTCTTCCAGGGAATTGCAACGGGGAGTTGGCTGCTGGCAACGGCGGTCTGCTCCCCGTTGTGCGCCCAGCAAGTGACGACCACCACGCTCAAAGCCCCCCTCGCCGAGCACCCGGAACCGCTGACGCAGCCAACCGCGCTCCTCGAACTCCGCGATGGTCGCGTCCTCGTCGCCGACTCCAAGGACCGACTCCTCTTCATCTATGACTTCGCCAAGGAGACCGCCACTCAGGTCTCGCGGCAGGGGAGCGGTCCACTCGAGTATCAGCTTCCGAGCGGGATCTTCGATGCGGGCGACTCGATCATCGTGCTCGACTTTCTGCAACAGCGCATGCTGATCCTCGATGACAAGGGGGGGCCGTTGCGCACGCATCGCCTGGTGCCCGCCGGCGATGCAACCGCCGCCATCATCAAGCTCGGGGCCATCTTCGGACTCGATGCCCGAGGGCGCTTCTACTCTGAGTCGCGCGGGCTGACGATGGTGCAGGGGAAGTTGCCAACCGTGAGCGACACCGTCGCCCTGGTACGATGGGCGTCGCTGGGCGGGCGCGGCGATACCCTAGCCGTTCGTGTCGAACACACGCCGCCGCCCAAGATGTCGGGCAACCCGACCGACGGCCTCAATATCAAGCTCTCGATGACCGCCTTCGAGCTTCGCGATTCCTGGGCGCTCTTCCCCAGTGGCGTCGTCGCCGTTGCGCGGGCGTCGGACTACCACACCGAATGGATCGACGCAGCGGGGCGCAAGAAGGTCGGACCCCGCGTTGCCTATACGCCGCTGACCGTGACCGAGGCCGACAAGGCCCTCGCCCGAAAGGCGACGCGTGAAGCCGCCGAGCAGGGACTCAAGCTCGGCGCTTCGATGGCCGCCGGGAGCGGCCAGAAGATGCCCCGGATCAAGATGGATGTGGAGGAGCCGGCGGCCTGGCCCACGGTCAAACCGCCATTCGCGGGCGTCCGGGCCGCGCCGGACGGGCGGCTGTGGGTGACGCGGATGATCGCCGGGGCCAGCGACATCGCCGAGTACGACGTCCTTGCGCCTGGCGGGAAGCTCGAGCGCAAGGTCCGGCTCCCCAAGGACGTCACCTTGCTGGGCTTCGGGAAGGGGGTGCTGTATGGCGTCCGGAAGGACGAGGACGATCTGCGCTACCTGCAGCGCTACCGCGCGCCGTAA
- a CDS encoding SusC/RagA family TonB-linked outer membrane protein, translated as MSSSLVRGLMAVAALTGLATASVGAQQGAGTRVTGRVTDKDGGLPIDGAQVRVDGSTIGTITSADGRFALLRLQPGNYQLRVVRIGYLSDVKSVSVTANQTTTVDFVLTKAPYQLEAVVTTATGQQLTRELGNSIAKIDAAELVSKAPITQMQDVLNGRTAGVTMIASNGTVGGGARVRVRGLSSASLSNDPLLIIDGVRMEQGSPDISGKLGDTYVGGGSPNFLNNLNPDDIESMEIVKGPSAATLYGTQSANGVIVITTKKGRQTAPRWSVFGSGGTSENTYDYGGQYYNKGVNKANGREIDCTLAREASGVCTLTQQYSRNLLMDAETSPFKTGNRQSYGAQVSGGTESLRYFVSGTWENEIGVLQMPDAEIDSLIASRGTPSIPRWQRLPNQLAKTSLRGNFGMPVWGNGDLSLSSGFISSSNIIPQTGDNLYGVIGSGLFGTANPAAPNAWGFATPGQAFSRATTRDVRQFINSISANWKPRDWLATRAIVGLDFMNWQDAAKIRTGEGCPFCGVEVDGLRAVNRYNNERYSVDAGATVTKTVWNDFNSKTAFGAQWNRDGRFVTFNSAKVLPPGGSTIDAGAQKTSGEQTTEFVTFGVYVEQQIGWKDKLFVTGAVRRDQNSAFGQDFGAAVYPKATLSWVARENSGAKWVNNFRPRLAWGVSGQQPTANASITFLNPVTATLLSGEAPAAVFGAQGNNDLKPERSREIEGGFDFATLRNRVSLQVTYYDKRTDDAIVQRDISPSQTAGRAIFDNVGVVSNKGLEVSFNARVLDYNNLQYDAQIEASWNKNELVSLAPGIKPFGGFGYQNAPGRPLFSNYWPNMTGFKDANGDGVIVPSEVTTTTGPVYGGPSVPSRTFALNNTVGLLKNKLRINGLLDYRGGNIMHQISDGFACALGPNNCADTHVKGTPLDRQARAVIAGAALGAYWEKGDFIRLREVSATYTLPKTVTTLLKSRESSIVFSGRNIWMWTKEFSGADPESQTQGTDATPYSFVQLGQPRYFTVRVNLNY; from the coding sequence ATGAGCAGTTCCCTTGTTCGCGGACTGATGGCCGTCGCTGCGTTGACCGGCCTCGCGACAGCGAGCGTGGGCGCCCAGCAGGGCGCCGGCACTCGCGTCACCGGCCGAGTCACCGACAAAGACGGAGGATTGCCCATCGATGGCGCGCAGGTGCGCGTCGACGGGAGCACGATCGGTACCATCACCAGTGCGGACGGACGGTTCGCCCTGCTGCGACTGCAGCCGGGCAACTACCAGCTGCGCGTGGTGCGCATCGGGTACCTGTCCGACGTGAAGTCGGTTTCCGTCACGGCGAACCAGACGACGACGGTTGACTTCGTCCTCACGAAGGCGCCGTACCAGCTCGAAGCGGTCGTCACGACGGCCACCGGTCAGCAGCTCACGCGCGAGCTGGGCAACTCGATCGCCAAGATCGACGCCGCCGAGCTCGTGTCCAAGGCGCCGATCACGCAGATGCAGGACGTCCTCAACGGACGTACCGCCGGCGTGACGATGATCGCGTCGAACGGGACGGTCGGCGGTGGCGCCCGCGTCCGCGTCCGCGGCCTTTCCTCGGCGTCGCTCTCCAACGATCCCCTCCTCATCATCGACGGGGTTCGCATGGAGCAGGGGAGCCCGGACATCTCGGGCAAGCTCGGCGACACGTACGTGGGCGGCGGCAGCCCCAACTTCCTGAACAACCTCAATCCCGACGACATCGAGTCGATGGAGATCGTGAAGGGCCCCTCCGCGGCAACCCTCTACGGCACCCAGTCGGCCAACGGCGTCATCGTGATCACGACCAAGAAGGGGCGCCAGACGGCGCCGCGCTGGTCGGTGTTCGGCAGCGGTGGCACCTCCGAGAACACCTACGATTACGGCGGCCAGTACTACAACAAGGGCGTCAACAAGGCGAACGGTCGCGAGATCGACTGTACGCTCGCCCGCGAGGCGAGCGGCGTCTGCACGCTGACGCAGCAGTACTCGCGCAACCTGTTGATGGATGCGGAGACGTCGCCGTTCAAGACGGGCAATCGCCAGTCCTATGGCGCGCAGGTGTCGGGCGGCACGGAGTCGCTGCGCTACTTCGTCAGCGGCACGTGGGAAAACGAGATCGGCGTGTTGCAGATGCCCGATGCCGAAATCGACTCGCTGATCGCGAGCCGCGGCACCCCGTCGATCCCGCGTTGGCAGCGCCTCCCGAACCAGCTGGCCAAGACGAGCCTTCGCGGCAACTTCGGCATGCCGGTGTGGGGCAACGGCGACCTGTCGCTCTCGAGCGGCTTCATCTCGTCGTCCAACATCATTCCGCAGACGGGCGACAACCTGTACGGCGTGATCGGCTCCGGCCTGTTTGGCACCGCCAACCCGGCGGCGCCGAACGCGTGGGGCTTCGCGACGCCGGGACAGGCGTTCTCGCGTGCGACGACGCGCGACGTGCGTCAGTTCATCAACTCGATCTCGGCCAACTGGAAGCCGCGCGACTGGCTCGCGACGCGCGCCATCGTCGGCCTCGACTTCATGAACTGGCAGGACGCGGCCAAGATCCGTACGGGCGAGGGCTGCCCGTTCTGCGGCGTCGAGGTCGATGGTCTTCGCGCCGTGAATCGATACAACAACGAGCGCTACTCCGTTGACGCCGGCGCCACGGTCACCAAGACCGTCTGGAACGACTTCAACAGCAAGACCGCGTTTGGTGCGCAGTGGAACCGCGACGGTCGCTTCGTGACGTTCAACAGCGCCAAGGTCCTCCCGCCGGGCGGTTCGACGATCGACGCCGGCGCCCAGAAGACCTCGGGCGAGCAGACCACCGAGTTCGTCACCTTCGGTGTGTACGTGGAGCAGCAGATCGGGTGGAAGGACAAGCTGTTCGTCACCGGCGCCGTGCGCCGCGACCAGAACAGCGCCTTCGGCCAGGACTTCGGCGCCGCGGTCTATCCCAAGGCGACGCTGTCGTGGGTGGCCCGCGAGAACAGCGGGGCCAAGTGGGTCAACAACTTCCGTCCGCGCCTTGCGTGGGGTGTCTCGGGGCAGCAGCCGACGGCCAATGCCTCGATCACCTTCCTCAACCCGGTCACGGCCACGCTGCTCAGCGGCGAGGCACCGGCCGCGGTCTTCGGGGCCCAGGGGAACAACGACCTCAAGCCCGAGCGCTCGCGTGAAATCGAGGGCGGCTTCGACTTCGCCACGCTGCGCAACCGCGTGTCGTTGCAGGTGACGTACTACGACAAGCGCACCGACGACGCCATCGTGCAGCGCGACATCTCGCCGTCGCAGACGGCCGGCCGCGCCATCTTCGACAACGTCGGCGTGGTGAGCAACAAGGGGCTCGAAGTCTCGTTCAACGCCCGCGTGCTCGACTACAACAACCTGCAGTATGACGCCCAGATCGAGGCGTCGTGGAACAAGAACGAACTCGTCTCGCTTGCACCTGGCATCAAGCCGTTCGGCGGCTTCGGCTACCAGAACGCGCCGGGGCGCCCGCTGTTCTCGAACTACTGGCCGAACATGACCGGGTTCAAGGACGCCAACGGCGACGGCGTCATCGTCCCGAGCGAAGTGACCACCACGACCGGGCCGGTCTACGGTGGCCCGAGCGTGCCGAGCCGCACGTTCGCGCTCAACAACACGGTCGGCCTGCTCAAGAACAAGCTCCGCATCAACGGGCTGCTCGACTATCGTGGTGGCAACATCATGCACCAGATCTCCGACGGCTTCGCCTGCGCGTTAGGCCCGAACAACTGCGCCGACACGCACGTGAAGGGGACGCCGCTCGATCGTCAGGCCCGCGCGGTGATCGCCGGCGCCGCCCTGGGCGCCTACTGGGAGAAGGGTGACTTCATCCGCCTCCGCGAAGTGTCGGCCACGTACACGCTGCCGAAGACCGTCACGACGCTGCTCAAGTCGCGTGAGTCGAGCATCGTCTTCTCCGGCCGCAACATCTGGATGTGGACCAAGGAGTTCTCCGGTGCCGACCCCGAGTCGCAGACGCAGGGGACCGACGCCACGCCGTACTCCTTCGTGCAGCTGGGCCAGCCGCGCTACTTCACCGTTCGCGTCAACCTGAACTACTGA